A DNA window from Allokutzneria albata contains the following coding sequences:
- a CDS encoding 4-hydroxybenzoate 3-monooxygenase, producing MRTQVVIVGAGPAGLLLAHLLRLEGVHAVVLETRHREHVLGRIRAGVLEPGTVEVLREAGLGTRLDRVGLEHQGFSLRFDGTEHRIALSGLTGKPITVYGQQEVVRDLLDAAEPEPCFGVSDVALHDVTTDRPSVTFTDTDGVRRTLHCDVIAGCDGFHGVSRNVVPATRFERTFPHSWLGILAKSAPAHDELVYAHHERGFALHSMRSPELTRLYLQVEPGERLEDWPDERIWDELATRLGAPCEPGPVVEKGITAMRAHVAEPMRHGRLFLAGDAAHIVPPTGAKGLNLAVADVRLLSRALTALLLHGEEGDALSYSDIRLRGAWRAERFSTEMTELLHRSADPFEQRLSLARLRRIASSAAAATALAQDYVGISEDA from the coding sequence ATGCGGACTCAGGTTGTGATCGTCGGCGCCGGCCCGGCCGGACTGCTGCTCGCGCACCTGCTCCGGCTGGAGGGCGTGCACGCCGTGGTGCTGGAGACCAGGCACCGGGAGCACGTGCTCGGCCGGATTAGGGCAGGGGTGCTCGAACCCGGCACCGTCGAGGTTCTGCGGGAGGCGGGCCTCGGCACTCGGCTGGACCGCGTCGGCCTTGAGCACCAAGGCTTTTCGTTGCGCTTCGACGGCACCGAGCACCGCATCGCGCTCTCCGGGCTGACCGGGAAACCGATCACCGTCTACGGGCAGCAGGAAGTCGTGCGCGATCTGCTCGACGCAGCTGAGCCCGAGCCGTGCTTCGGCGTCTCCGATGTCGCACTGCACGACGTCACCACCGACCGCCCCAGCGTCACGTTCACCGACACGGACGGCGTCCGTCGCACCCTGCACTGCGACGTGATCGCCGGATGCGACGGCTTCCACGGGGTGAGCAGGAACGTCGTTCCCGCGACCCGCTTCGAGCGGACTTTTCCCCATTCCTGGCTGGGAATCCTGGCGAAGTCCGCCCCGGCGCACGACGAGTTGGTCTACGCCCACCACGAGCGCGGCTTCGCCTTGCACAGCATGCGTTCGCCCGAGCTGACCCGCTTGTACCTCCAGGTCGAGCCGGGCGAACGGCTCGAAGACTGGCCGGACGAACGGATCTGGGACGAGCTCGCCACCCGGCTGGGCGCGCCCTGCGAGCCCGGGCCCGTGGTGGAGAAGGGAATCACCGCGATGCGCGCACACGTCGCCGAGCCGATGCGGCACGGCAGGCTGTTCCTCGCCGGGGACGCCGCCCACATCGTGCCGCCGACCGGCGCCAAGGGGCTGAACCTCGCCGTCGCCGACGTGCGGCTGCTGTCGAGGGCGCTGACCGCGCTGCTGCTGCACGGCGAGGAGGGCGACGCGCTGTCCTATTCGGACATACGACTACGTGGAGCTTGGCGGGCAGAGCGGTTCTCCACGGAGATGACCGAGTTGCTGCACCGCTCGGCGGACCCGTTCGAGCAGCGCCTGAGCCTGGCCCGGCTGCGGCGGATCGCCTCCTCCGCAGCCGCGGCGACCGCGCTCGCCCAGGACTACGTCGGCATTTCGGAGGACGCGTGA
- the pcaDC gene encoding bifunctional 3-oxoadipate enol-lactonase/4-carboxymuconolactone decarboxylase PcaDC, producing MRLHSVSEGPANGPVVVLSSSLGSDLRVWDHQAKALVRAGYRVVRYDHRGHGGSPAPEGPYTLAELATDVVELLDAYEVCRAHFVGLSLGGMVGMWLAATAPERVDRLVLCCTSITPGTKEAWARRAGTVRREGIAAVVDEVLSRWFTSPADDFWREMFVGTSAGGYASCCAAIEGVDVAAELPKITAPTLVIAGEHDRATPPEDGLRIATGIPNSRLAVVPGSAHLGPAERAPEFTELILDHLGGSRRTAGEAVRREVLGDAHVDAAEPSAFQTYITEAVWGSIWTRPGLDRRTRSCITLAILTALRCHDELALHVRAALRNGLTAEEIDEVILHTGAYAGVPAANSAFLVARGVARSD from the coding sequence ATGAGGCTGCACAGCGTGTCCGAAGGCCCGGCCAACGGGCCCGTCGTCGTGCTCAGCAGCTCGCTGGGCAGCGATCTGCGCGTGTGGGATCACCAAGCGAAAGCGTTGGTGCGAGCCGGATATCGCGTGGTGCGCTACGACCACCGGGGTCACGGTGGCTCTCCGGCACCGGAAGGGCCGTACACGCTCGCGGAGCTCGCCACGGACGTCGTGGAGTTGCTGGACGCGTACGAGGTCTGCCGGGCGCACTTCGTCGGACTGTCACTGGGCGGAATGGTGGGGATGTGGCTGGCGGCCACAGCTCCGGAGCGCGTCGATCGACTCGTGCTGTGCTGCACATCGATCACGCCGGGCACGAAGGAGGCATGGGCGCGGCGTGCGGGAACCGTTCGCCGTGAAGGGATCGCGGCCGTTGTGGACGAGGTCCTGAGCCGGTGGTTCACCTCTCCTGCCGACGATTTCTGGCGAGAGATGTTCGTGGGGACCTCGGCCGGGGGGTATGCCTCGTGCTGCGCGGCGATCGAGGGCGTGGACGTCGCCGCCGAGCTGCCCAAGATCACCGCACCTACCCTGGTGATCGCGGGGGAGCACGATCGCGCGACCCCGCCGGAGGACGGTCTGCGCATCGCGACCGGCATTCCGAACTCGCGGCTGGCGGTCGTCCCCGGCTCGGCACACCTCGGCCCGGCGGAACGCGCGCCCGAGTTCACCGAGCTGATCCTCGACCACCTCGGCGGGAGCAGGCGGACGGCGGGCGAAGCTGTCCGCCGTGAAGTCCTCGGCGACGCGCACGTGGACGCGGCCGAGCCTTCGGCGTTCCAGACCTACATCACCGAAGCCGTCTGGGGATCGATCTGGACGCGCCCCGGACTGGACCGCAGGACGCGAAGCTGCATCACCCTGGCGATTCTGACCGCGCTCCGGTGCCACGACGAACTGGCGCTGCACGTGCGCGCGGCGCTGCGCAACGGGCTGACCGCGGAGGAGATCGACGAGGTCATCCTGCACACCGGAGCCTACGCGGGCGTTCCCGCGGCCAATTCCGCATTCTTGGTGGCTCGTGGCGTAGCGCGGAGTGACTGA
- a CDS encoding class-II fumarase/aspartase family protein: MSEPGLFDGVLAAGSVREVLSDTAWIQAMLDFEAALAAALADVGLVDRAHANSIAEHCRAEFYDAAELAKASVHAGNPAAPLVRALSDRVGDGHVHLGATSQDVVDTAAMIVIRNATAVVLQDVHAAAQIAAGLAREHVDTVQPGRTLLRQATPVTFGFTAAGWLIGLVEAAERLEAIRPALQFGGASGTLAALGQGGVEVAAALARRLDLAEPVLPWHTVRLRIAEPAAALGALCGVLGTIARDITLLAQTEIGEVTEEGPPGSGSSSTMPHKNNPVAAVAALGCSMQAPGLVATLLHAGVQEHQRAAGAWHAEWSPLRELLRTSGSAAYWLRTSLERLRVHPLRMRANLAGDALVERIATELTPVVGRRRAYDAVTRCCVSGDDLVEALAGDPVVGTHLSRERLHELLRTDYLGSAKEFVERALRRASA, from the coding sequence ATGTCTGAACCCGGTCTCTTCGACGGAGTGCTGGCCGCGGGCAGCGTGCGCGAAGTGCTCTCGGACACCGCGTGGATTCAGGCGATGCTCGACTTCGAGGCCGCATTGGCGGCAGCTCTCGCCGATGTCGGCTTGGTCGACCGAGCCCACGCGAACAGCATCGCCGAGCACTGCCGCGCCGAGTTCTACGACGCCGCCGAGCTGGCCAAGGCATCCGTTCATGCGGGCAACCCGGCGGCGCCGCTCGTGCGGGCGCTCAGCGACCGCGTCGGCGACGGGCACGTCCACCTCGGAGCGACCAGCCAGGACGTCGTCGACACGGCCGCCATGATCGTCATCAGGAATGCCACAGCCGTTGTCCTGCAAGATGTTCATGCGGCTGCGCAGATCGCCGCAGGCCTCGCGAGGGAGCACGTCGACACCGTCCAGCCCGGACGAACGCTTCTCCGGCAAGCAACTCCGGTGACCTTCGGGTTCACCGCGGCGGGATGGCTCATCGGGCTCGTGGAAGCCGCCGAACGCCTCGAAGCCATCCGGCCCGCGCTCCAGTTCGGCGGCGCCAGCGGGACCCTCGCGGCATTGGGGCAGGGCGGAGTCGAGGTCGCAGCTGCCCTCGCGCGCCGCCTCGACCTCGCTGAACCGGTGCTGCCCTGGCACACCGTTCGCTTGCGCATCGCGGAACCCGCCGCGGCGCTCGGCGCGTTGTGCGGCGTGCTCGGCACCATCGCCCGCGACATCACCCTCTTGGCGCAGACGGAGATCGGTGAAGTCACTGAGGAGGGTCCGCCGGGCTCGGGAAGCTCGTCCACGATGCCGCACAAGAACAATCCGGTGGCCGCGGTGGCCGCGCTCGGCTGCTCCATGCAAGCGCCCGGCTTGGTCGCGACACTGCTGCACGCGGGCGTTCAGGAACACCAGCGCGCAGCCGGAGCCTGGCACGCCGAGTGGAGCCCTCTGCGGGAACTGTTGCGCACCAGCGGTTCTGCCGCCTACTGGTTGCGCACGAGCCTCGAACGCCTTCGCGTCCACCCTTTGCGGATGCGCGCGAACCTCGCGGGAGACGCCCTCGTCGAGCGGATCGCGACCGAGCTGACGCCCGTCGTCGGCAGGCGGCGCGCGTACGACGCTGTGACCCGGTGCTGCGTGAGCGGGGACGACCTGGTGGAAGCGCTCGCCGGTGATCCTGTCGTCGGAACGCATCTCAGCCGTGAGCGGCTGCACGAGCTGCTGAGAACCGACTATCTGGGAAGCGCGAAGGAATTCGTCGAGCGAGCGTTGCGGAGGGCGAGCGCATGA
- the pcaG gene encoding protocatechuate 3,4-dioxygenase subunit alpha — translation MSTPSQTVGPFLHIGLPWPDGVFVVPQGTPGAIWIRGVLLDGCGEPVNDGLVETWQADPSGHFDHPDDPRGAVTGFRGFGRCPTTVDGRYEVLTLLPGVLPGAAPHVNVSVFARGLLHRVVTRIYFPEFDNSSDPVFVSVVQDRRSTLVAQSTEDGYRFDIRLQGEGETVFFDV, via the coding sequence ATGAGCACACCATCGCAGACGGTCGGTCCATTCCTCCACATTGGACTACCTTGGCCGGACGGTGTTTTCGTTGTTCCACAAGGCACTCCGGGAGCGATCTGGATTCGCGGGGTCCTGCTCGACGGTTGCGGGGAGCCGGTCAACGACGGCCTGGTCGAGACATGGCAAGCCGACCCGAGCGGACACTTCGACCATCCTGACGACCCACGTGGCGCGGTCACGGGCTTTCGTGGCTTCGGCCGATGTCCGACCACTGTGGACGGGCGCTACGAGGTGCTGACGCTGCTCCCGGGTGTCCTGCCCGGAGCCGCTCCGCACGTCAACGTCTCGGTGTTCGCGCGGGGACTGCTGCACAGGGTGGTGACGCGGATCTACTTTCCCGAGTTCGACAACTCGTCCGACCCGGTCTTCGTATCCGTCGTGCAGGATCGGCGGAGCACTCTCGTCGCACAGTCCACCGAGGATGGTTACCGCTTCGACATCCGCTTGCAGGGCGAAGGAGAGACGGTGTTCTTCGATGTCTGA
- a CDS encoding YncE family protein, producing MTGTFRLFTALTALAALTTAATPAQAESLRDVVIIGNSAGGTASFLDGRTFTNLGSVNLIPDLQERLAAMNPIERAIYEIVKQQAGGDKFVDDAHLSPDGRTLYVSRGNLGDVIAYDLAGRRIAWRVKLDGHKADHATLSPDGSRFVVSAITAQKSQVIDTATGTVVNSFPTGTYPHENIYSANGERVYNASIGTTSLPKALNGLKGLKQLTVADARTWQVLRTYQFEYGIRPAVITPDERTMYAQLSYLNGFVEYDLVAGRIVRTVEMPFSTGGQALTPDQYPQNSAHHGMAMSGDGSKLCMAGTIDDYTAIVSRSGLTTDGFQHYAPKSLPYWATTSVDGNHCFVTLSNTDEVSVVDYRTTREVARVPVGDYPQRERLGRLAEGVIGGLSRAAG from the coding sequence ATGACGGGCACATTCCGGCTCTTCACCGCACTGACCGCGCTCGCGGCCCTGACGACGGCGGCCACCCCGGCCCAGGCCGAGTCGCTGCGTGACGTCGTGATCATCGGCAACAGCGCGGGCGGCACGGCGAGCTTCCTGGACGGCAGGACCTTCACCAACCTCGGCTCGGTCAACCTCATCCCGGACCTCCAGGAACGGCTGGCCGCGATGAACCCGATCGAGCGGGCCATCTACGAGATCGTCAAACAGCAGGCGGGCGGCGACAAGTTCGTCGACGACGCGCACCTGTCCCCCGACGGCCGCACCCTCTACGTGTCCAGGGGCAACCTCGGCGACGTGATCGCCTACGACCTGGCCGGGCGGCGGATCGCGTGGCGGGTCAAGCTCGACGGGCACAAGGCCGACCACGCGACGCTGTCCCCCGACGGCAGCCGCTTCGTGGTCTCGGCGATCACCGCGCAGAAGTCCCAGGTCATCGACACCGCGACCGGGACGGTGGTGAACTCGTTCCCGACCGGGACCTACCCGCACGAGAACATCTACTCCGCCAACGGCGAGCGGGTCTACAACGCCAGCATCGGCACGACGAGCCTTCCCAAGGCGCTCAACGGGTTGAAGGGGCTCAAGCAGCTGACCGTCGCGGACGCGCGGACATGGCAGGTGCTGCGGACCTACCAGTTCGAGTACGGCATCCGGCCCGCGGTGATCACCCCGGACGAGCGGACCATGTACGCGCAGCTGTCCTACCTCAACGGGTTCGTCGAGTACGACCTCGTCGCGGGGCGGATCGTGCGGACGGTGGAGATGCCGTTCAGCACCGGCGGGCAGGCGTTGACCCCCGACCAGTACCCGCAGAACTCCGCGCACCACGGCATGGCGATGTCCGGCGACGGCAGCAAGCTGTGCATGGCGGGCACGATCGACGACTACACCGCGATCGTGTCCCGGTCCGGCCTGACCACCGACGGGTTCCAGCACTACGCCCCGAAGTCCCTGCCGTACTGGGCGACGACCAGCGTCGACGGCAACCACTGCTTCGTGACGCTGAGCAACACCGACGAGGTCTCCGTGGTCGACTACCGGACCACCCGCGAGGTGGCCAGGGTCCCGGTCGGCGACTACCCCCAACGGGAACGGCTCGGCAGGCTCGCCGAAGGGGTGATCGGCGGTCTGTCCAGGGCCGCGGGCTGA
- a CDS encoding J domain-containing protein produces MGVVDYYELLGVSRNATASEIKTAYRTLAKVMHPDAGGTAGTFRLLREAYEVLGDPAQRASYDRGGVAPSGGGTATRTRPRPTRRRDFGTDPDFEPAAALLDPEDIPWWDQVDPRARVRFLPVTSPGHAPAVSALSGFTLLLAPALVLDLSPLLFTMWLVTVLGTTMAMLRLARRYVASGRADRDFAAQIGGDRVFGKPGADRDQVAERLTASLLLDYLTRLPGARIFHGLSLPGSVFADVDHAVLCGRRLVLIESKLWLPGHYEADDDGSLWRNGNPFRGGTVTLPRAVAAFRRHLPGVEVRGAVLIYPSRTGEVSTGEPPAIPAPPMTPEDFVHDIGAWLAEDPSAVNRKALRAVLDRVVS; encoded by the coding sequence GTGGGCGTGGTCGACTACTACGAGCTGCTCGGCGTGTCCAGGAACGCCACGGCCTCGGAGATCAAGACCGCGTACCGCACGCTGGCCAAGGTCATGCACCCCGACGCCGGGGGCACCGCGGGCACGTTCCGGCTGCTGCGCGAGGCCTACGAGGTGCTCGGCGACCCCGCCCAGCGCGCCAGCTACGACCGCGGCGGCGTCGCCCCGTCGGGTGGTGGAACGGCCACCAGGACCCGGCCGCGGCCGACCCGCAGGCGGGACTTCGGCACCGATCCGGACTTCGAGCCCGCCGCCGCGCTGCTCGATCCCGAGGACATCCCCTGGTGGGACCAGGTCGACCCGCGGGCCCGGGTCCGCTTCCTCCCGGTCACCAGTCCCGGGCACGCGCCCGCCGTATCGGCGCTGAGCGGCTTCACGCTGCTGCTGGCGCCCGCGCTCGTGCTGGACCTGTCCCCGTTGCTGTTCACCATGTGGCTGGTGACGGTGCTCGGCACGACCATGGCGATGCTCCGGCTGGCCCGTCGCTACGTCGCGTCCGGCCGGGCCGACCGCGACTTCGCCGCCCAGATCGGCGGGGACCGCGTGTTCGGCAAGCCCGGCGCGGACCGGGACCAGGTCGCCGAGCGGCTGACCGCTTCGCTGCTCCTCGACTACCTGACCCGGTTGCCCGGCGCGCGGATCTTCCACGGGCTCTCTCTGCCCGGTTCGGTCTTCGCCGACGTGGACCACGCGGTGCTGTGCGGCCGCCGCCTGGTGTTGATCGAGTCGAAGCTGTGGCTGCCGGGGCACTACGAGGCCGACGACGACGGTTCCTTGTGGCGCAACGGGAATCCGTTCCGCGGTGGCACCGTGACGCTGCCGCGCGCTGTTGCCGCCTTCCGCAGGCACCTGCCCGGCGTCGAGGTCCGCGGCGCGGTGCTGATCTACCCGAGCCGCACCGGCGAGGTGAGCACGGGCGAGCCGCCGGCGATCCCCGCGCCGCCGATGACCCCCGAGGATTTCGTCCACGACATCGGCGCCTGGCTGGCGGAGGACCCGTCGGCGGTCAACCGCAAGGCCCTCCGCGCAGTCCTGGACCGCGTCGTCTCCTAA
- a CDS encoding FadR/GntR family transcriptional regulator gives MGPRLQDRIVDLILERGLAPGESMPTEPALMDELGASRNSVREALRALHTLGIVDIRHGYGTFVGAAPMTAFTPGLLFQARQSLGKDASVLADLVEIRRILEVELIGKVVPLADEAFLAELDGLTAAMESGERDADERFHQALYRPVGNDFALQLIALFWTVYYRLEAELEPPRKAVSEITHGHGDIVAALRTGDPAAARAAMTEHFADIENRVATLMGRIAKKE, from the coding sequence GTGGGACCACGACTTCAAGACCGCATCGTCGATCTCATCCTGGAGCGCGGACTGGCGCCGGGGGAGTCGATGCCGACCGAACCGGCGCTGATGGACGAGCTCGGCGCGAGCCGCAACTCCGTCCGCGAGGCGCTGCGCGCCTTGCACACCTTGGGGATCGTGGACATCCGGCACGGCTACGGCACCTTCGTCGGGGCCGCGCCGATGACCGCGTTCACCCCGGGGCTGCTGTTCCAGGCCCGCCAGTCCCTCGGCAAGGACGCCTCGGTGCTGGCGGACCTGGTGGAGATCCGCCGGATCCTGGAGGTCGAGCTCATCGGCAAGGTCGTCCCGCTGGCCGACGAGGCGTTCCTCGCCGAGCTGGACGGGCTGACCGCCGCGATGGAGTCGGGGGAACGCGACGCCGACGAACGGTTCCACCAGGCGCTGTACCGCCCGGTGGGCAACGACTTCGCGCTCCAGCTGATCGCGTTGTTCTGGACCGTGTACTACCGCTTGGAAGCGGAGCTGGAGCCGCCCCGCAAGGCCGTCTCCGAGATCACCCACGGCCACGGCGACATCGTGGCCGCCCTGCGCACCGGCGACCCCGCCGCCGCCCGCGCCGCCATGACCGAGCACTTCGCGGACATCGAGAACCGAGTGGCGACCCTGATGGGGAGGATCGCCAAAAAGGAGTAG
- a CDS encoding sialidase family protein — MKAKDGGLLAFAEGRVHDCGDDGDIDIVVRRSTDNGKTWGPVALVANMGADTIGNPAPVVDRNTGRVVLLSTHNPGDNDNKRTPYVQYSNDNGVTWTAPKDIATQATRPEWDYWYATGPSHGIQLSSGRMVVGGNHEGRESVLQGGHLLLSDDGGLNWRVGAVDDRLANTVKPQEMSPVELPDGRILIAARDQNGSDKGHRAFATSSDGGLTFDRPFATDPRLVAPVIQAATIRHGSRILFSAPAHPASREVMTVRSSHNNGRTWDTWQRGKVIHWGPSAYSDMVVLGPGYTGLLYEGGKASAYESIRFARFTESYLAKPNGTPPGIPGPVRPGPTTPDSSPHTNKAYVRGSASVVDGQFGNALGFTGSQFVEVPYSAAVDLGASDFTISAWFRYGPGTGPRTILWAYRQGEGPTPAVYLRAEPDEKRLRAFLGAEEGYVTLYTKSAYNDDKWHHVSLQRVSGEFVMRVDGYQVAATPAPGGSVTAGREFGVSGVHIGQRLDGTQRFHGQIDEVRLYRRALSVDELYRLRVSNESLPRGVALHLPFDKVSG, encoded by the coding sequence GTGAAGGCGAAGGACGGCGGGCTGCTCGCCTTCGCCGAGGGTCGTGTTCACGATTGCGGCGACGACGGTGACATCGACATCGTGGTGCGCCGATCCACCGACAACGGCAAGACGTGGGGCCCCGTCGCGCTCGTCGCGAACATGGGCGCGGACACGATCGGCAACCCTGCGCCGGTGGTGGACCGCAACACGGGCCGGGTCGTCTTGCTCAGCACGCACAATCCCGGCGACAACGACAACAAGCGCACGCCCTACGTCCAGTACAGCAACGACAACGGCGTCACCTGGACCGCCCCGAAGGACATCGCCACGCAGGCGACGCGCCCGGAGTGGGACTACTGGTACGCAACGGGTCCATCGCACGGCATCCAGCTGAGCAGCGGTCGCATGGTCGTCGGTGGCAACCACGAGGGCCGCGAAAGCGTGCTCCAGGGCGGACATCTGCTGCTCAGCGATGACGGCGGCCTCAACTGGCGCGTCGGTGCCGTCGACGATCGGCTCGCGAACACGGTGAAGCCCCAGGAGATGAGCCCGGTCGAGCTGCCGGACGGCCGCATCCTGATCGCGGCGCGCGACCAGAACGGCTCCGACAAGGGACACCGCGCCTTCGCGACGTCCTCCGACGGCGGCCTCACCTTCGACCGTCCATTCGCGACAGATCCGCGCCTGGTGGCTCCGGTCATCCAGGCCGCGACGATCCGCCACGGCTCCCGCATCCTGTTCTCCGCGCCCGCGCACCCGGCTTCGCGCGAGGTGATGACGGTGCGGTCGAGCCACAACAACGGGCGGACCTGGGACACGTGGCAGCGCGGGAAGGTCATCCACTGGGGACCCTCCGCCTACTCCGACATGGTGGTCCTCGGTCCGGGCTACACCGGCCTGCTCTACGAGGGCGGCAAGGCCAGCGCTTACGAGTCCATCCGCTTCGCCCGCTTCACCGAGTCCTACCTGGCCAAGCCCAACGGCACTCCGCCCGGCATCCCCGGGCCGGTCCGGCCCGGGCCCACCACGCCCGACAGCTCGCCGCACACCAACAAGGCGTACGTCCGCGGCTCCGCGTCCGTCGTGGACGGTCAGTTCGGCAACGCGTTGGGCTTCACCGGCTCCCAGTTCGTCGAAGTCCCGTACTCGGCGGCGGTCGACCTCGGCGCTTCGGACTTCACCATCTCCGCCTGGTTCCGCTACGGTCCTGGAACCGGTCCACGCACCATCCTCTGGGCATACCGCCAGGGCGAGGGGCCGACGCCCGCCGTGTACCTCCGCGCCGAGCCCGACGAGAAGCGGCTCCGCGCGTTCCTGGGCGCCGAAGAAGGGTACGTCACCCTCTACACGAAGAGCGCCTACAACGACGACAAGTGGCATCACGTTTCGCTGCAACGGGTTTCCGGTGAGTTCGTGATGCGCGTCGACGGCTACCAGGTCGCGGCGACCCCCGCTCCCGGCGGCTCTGTAACAGCAGGACGCGAGTTCGGCGTCAGCGGTGTCCACATCGGACAGCGACTCGACGGCACGCAGCGCTTCCACGGCCAGATCGACGAGGTCCGCCTCTACCGCCGCGCCCTGTCCGTCGACGAGCTCTACCGCCTGCGCGTCAGCAACGAATCCCTGCCGCGCGGCGTCGCCCTCCACCTGCCCTTCGACAAGGTGAGCGGTTAG
- the pcaH gene encoding protocatechuate 3,4-dioxygenase subunit beta yields MNLIGYRRDPEGTHPPLDSPGYRSTRLRHPGERLVLLPHGLTEITGPLLGPGRITGSDSDLTSREPLGQRVIVHGRVLDGDGRAVPDALVEIWQANAAGRYRHTGDRWPAPLDPGFDGVGRALTDSQGRYRFLTIKPGAYPWRNHHNAWRPAHIHFSVFGRAFTQRLVTQMYFPDDPLLEHDPIFNSVPDERARKLMVSRFDLASTEPDRALAFGFDIVLRGRDKTPEHR; encoded by the coding sequence GTGAACCTGATCGGCTACCGCAGGGACCCCGAGGGCACTCACCCGCCGCTGGACTCGCCTGGCTACCGCTCGACGCGGCTGCGCCACCCCGGCGAACGCCTCGTGCTGCTGCCGCACGGGCTGACCGAGATCACCGGGCCGCTGCTCGGGCCAGGCCGGATCACCGGGTCCGACAGCGATCTGACCTCACGGGAACCGTTGGGGCAAAGGGTGATCGTGCACGGCCGGGTGCTCGACGGGGACGGTCGTGCGGTGCCGGACGCCCTCGTGGAGATCTGGCAGGCCAACGCCGCCGGGCGGTACCGGCACACCGGGGACCGCTGGCCCGCTCCACTCGATCCGGGGTTCGACGGGGTGGGCCGAGCCCTCACCGATTCGCAGGGCCGCTACCGCTTCCTCACGATCAAGCCCGGCGCGTACCCGTGGCGCAATCACCACAACGCCTGGCGGCCCGCGCACATCCACTTCTCGGTGTTCGGCCGGGCGTTCACCCAGCGGCTGGTGACGCAGATGTACTTCCCGGACGATCCGCTCCTGGAGCACGATCCGATCTTCAACTCAGTGCCCGACGAGCGGGCGCGGAAGCTGATGGTCTCCCGCTTCGACCTGGCCTCCACGGAGCCGGACCGGGCACTGGCCTTCGGGTTCGACATCGTCCTCCGCGGGCGCGACAAGACCCCGGAGCACCGATGA
- a CDS encoding zinc-dependent alcohol dehydrogenase, which translates to MKAVTWHGKRDVRVDTVPDPEIREPTDIVVEITSSGICGSDLHLYEVMGPFMTPGDILGHEPMGLVAEVGGAVTEVKPGDRVVVPFNVSCGTCYMCSQGLQSQCETTQVREQGMGAALFGYTKLYGQVPGGQAEYLRVPFGNTLPIKVPHGPPDGRFVYLSDVLPTAWQAVEYAAVPKGGSVAVLGLGPIGDMCTRIARQRDAGQVIGVDLVPERLERARRNGVEVYDLREHHKDLADLIRESTGGRGPDSVIDAVGMEAHGSPTAKFAQQMTGLLPDALSRPLMQKAGVDRLEALYLAIDIVRRGGTISLSGVYGGMADPMPMLTLFDKQIQLRMGQANVRRWVDDIMPLLTEDDPLGVEGFASHEVPLDQAPQAYEAFQKKQDNAVKILLKP; encoded by the coding sequence ATGAAGGCAGTGACGTGGCACGGAAAGCGCGATGTGCGGGTGGACACCGTCCCCGATCCGGAGATCCGCGAGCCGACGGACATCGTCGTCGAGATCACCTCGTCCGGCATCTGCGGCTCAGACCTGCACCTCTACGAGGTCATGGGCCCGTTCATGACGCCGGGCGACATCCTCGGGCACGAGCCCATGGGGCTGGTCGCCGAGGTCGGCGGCGCGGTCACCGAGGTGAAACCGGGTGATCGCGTCGTGGTGCCGTTCAACGTCTCCTGCGGCACCTGTTACATGTGTTCACAGGGGCTGCAGTCGCAGTGCGAGACCACACAGGTCCGCGAGCAGGGCATGGGCGCCGCCTTGTTCGGCTACACCAAGCTCTACGGCCAGGTCCCCGGTGGGCAGGCCGAGTACCTGCGGGTCCCGTTCGGCAACACCCTGCCGATCAAGGTCCCGCACGGACCACCGGACGGCCGGTTCGTCTACCTCTCCGACGTGCTGCCCACCGCGTGGCAGGCGGTGGAGTACGCGGCCGTGCCGAAGGGCGGATCCGTCGCGGTGCTGGGGCTCGGGCCGATCGGGGACATGTGCACCCGGATCGCTCGCCAGCGCGACGCCGGACAGGTGATCGGCGTCGACCTCGTTCCGGAGCGCCTGGAGCGCGCCCGCCGCAACGGTGTCGAGGTCTACGACCTGCGCGAGCACCACAAGGACCTGGCCGATCTGATCCGCGAGTCCACCGGTGGCCGCGGGCCGGACTCCGTGATCGACGCCGTCGGCATGGAGGCCCACGGCTCGCCGACCGCGAAGTTCGCGCAGCAGATGACCGGGCTCCTGCCGGACGCGCTGAGCCGCCCGCTGATGCAGAAGGCGGGCGTGGACCGGCTGGAGGCGCTGTACCTGGCCATCGACATCGTGCGCCGTGGCGGCACCATCTCGTTGTCCGGCGTCTACGGCGGTATGGCCGACCCGATGCCCATGCTGACGTTGTTCGACAAGCAGATCCAGCTCCGCATGGGCCAGGCCAACGTGCGCCGCTGGGTGGACGACATCATGCCGTTGCTCACCGAGGACGATCCGCTCGGCGTGGAGGGTTTCGCCAGCCACGAGGTTCCGCTCGACCAGGCACCGCAGGCTTACGAGGCGTTCCAGAAGAAGCAGGACAACGCCGTGAAGATTCTGTTGAAGCCTTAG